In Panacibacter microcysteis, the genomic stretch AAGCGTGATTAGCACCGCAAACCAGTGATGCCATGAAAAGATACAGTTGAACGGATTGCGACGCAACAGGCGATGCCATGAAACCTGCTGCCGGTATCATCATTTTTATAACAGGCAATAAAGTATATGAAGATCACAAACATCAGGGCCACCACCGTTGCCATGCCATTGGAGGCACCCATACGGCATTCAAACGGTTGCCACTGGGGCCGTTTTGTACGCACCATTGTGCAGGTAGAAACAGATGAAGGTATTACAGGTCTCGGTGAAATGGGCGGTGGCGGCGAATCAGCAGAGCATGCAATAACTGCATTGAATCAATACCTGGTTGGCCACGACCCCATGCAGCTTGAACAACTGTACTGGAAAGTATGTAACCCCACTGCATCATTGTACAACAACCGTACGCAGCTACATGCAGCTATTGAGTTTGCATGTATAGATATCATTGGTAAAAAGCTTGGCATACGTGCCTGCGATTTATTAGGTGGCGCTTTGCGGGAAGAAGTGCCTTTTGCATCGTATATCTTCTTTCGTTATAAAAATGAAGATACAGGTATTGGCGGCGAGGAAACTCCCGGGGCAATTGTGGCACATGCCAAAGAACTGGTAGCCAAATATGGTTTTACATCGCACAAACTGAAGGCGGGAGTTTTTCATCCAGATCATGAGATTGCAGTGTTCAAAGCTTTATCGGCAGCTTTTCCGCAACACAGGGTACGTATAGATCCCAATGCAGCATGGAGTGTGGAAGAAGCAATCAGGATAGGCAAAGCCATAGAAGATTTGCCCAACGATTACTACGAAGATCCTACGTGGGGCATGGAAGGTATGCGGCGTGTGCGGGATATGGTGCGTATACCAACATCAACAAATACTGTTGTGGTGAATTTTGAACAGCTGGCTGCATGTATACGTACCAGCGCAATTGATGTAATACTGCTCGACACAACCTTCTGGGGCGGTCTCCGCCAGGCCTGGAAAGCAAGTGTGGTGTGTGAAAAATTCCAGGTGGGTGTGGCCGTGCACAGTTCCGGCGAGTTGGGCATACAACTGGCCACCATGCTGCATCTTGGGGCTGCTATACCCAATCTTTCTTTTGCTGCAGATGCGCATTATCATCACATAACAGACGACATCATTAAGGGTGGTAAAATGCAATATGTAAACGGTGCAATAAAAGTACCGCAGGGCCATGGCCTGGGTGTTGAGCTGGACGAAGACAAACTGAAGCAATACAACGAATACTACAAGGCTGTTGGGGGTTACCGTTACGACCGCGATCCGCAAAGACCAGAATGGTTTAGCGTGTTACCGGAACGCAATTGGGCGAAGCCTTTGCAATAATTTTTTTTGAGCCAGGCTACAATGCAGGCATTGAGCTGTTGTTGCGTCGCACACTTGTACTGCATCACCAGTGGCAGCACGATGCTAAAGAAACTAAAATTGTTTATATGAAGATCGCGATAAAGGGTGTACAGGTTTTTGCAGATGGTCTCGATCATCCTGAATGTGTGGCCGTGCACCCTGATGGCTCCGTGTGGGCGGGTGGTGAAGCGGGGCAGATCTATAAAATATCGAAAGATGGTACCAGTATAACAACAGTTGCCAACACCGGTGGCTTTGTCCTGGGCATAGCCTTTGCGCCCGACTGTAGCTGGCTTGCTGTATGTGATTTAAAACACAAGTGTGTATGGAAGCTCGATCTTTCAACGATGCAGCTTGAAAAGTTTGCACAAGGTGCTGCGGGCATCAGCTTCAACATTCCAAACTATCCTGTCTTCGATAAATCCGGCAACCTGTATGTGTCAGAAAGCGGCGCATTCAGGGAAGTATCGGGAAAGATTTTTCGTTTCAGTGCAAATGGCTATGGCAATGTCTGGCACCACGGGCCATTCAATTTTGCCAATGGCATGGCACTTTCGCCGGGTGAAACATGTTTGTATGTAGTATGTACCTGGCTGCCGGGTATAGAAAGGATCGCTGTAAATCCCGATGGTACGGCCGGCGAAAGAACAGTGGTGGTAACCATTCCTGGAACATGCCCTGATGGCATAGCATTCGATAAAGCAGGCAACTTGTACATATCCTGCTACGCGCCTAATACAATATACCGTTATACAACCGATGGGATATTGGAAACGTTTGTACACGACTGGGAGGCGCACACACTTTCCAATCCTACCAACATCGCATTCGATGGAAACGTGCTGTACAGTGCAAACCTGGGTCGCTGGCACATTAGTAAAATGATGGCGGATATAGATGGTTTACCACTTGCCGCGAATAATATTGATCAATAAAAACTACACATGCATAAAAAATCAGCTACAGTTAACAGTACTTAGCAGTTGATACAGCAATGTTGTGATGCACAAAAAAATATGCATTCGCTTCACTGCTATTCACGCATTTTTGTTTTAGCTTTAGAGAGCCATAACAAGGTACCCGACAAGTCTCTCACATTATCTAACGAATCAATAATTGAATCATGAAAAAAGTTTTACTATTATCCCTCCTTATTGTTGCATGCAATCATATTTATGCTTTTACAACACAGGGCGACTGGCGCTGGAGAAAAGACGATGGCTCCGAAACAGCAGCAACATGGCTGGCCGATGAAAACACTGAAATTGAAGTTTCAAACATGGGCGAAAATCTGCGTTTGCGTATTAATTTATTTTATGAAGTAGGTGGGTTTTTAGATGATGCAGTTATTGAATATTCCACTGATACTGCAAACTGGATTCAGATTAATACTACTGCAACTACTGAGGCATTTATTCTTGCAGGCTCAAGCCCTTATGTAACAGATCTGGAGGCTACTACAAAGCAGCTTACCGGTGAGGGCTTAGAATTCTACCCCGGTAAGATAATTGTGTCTTCAGAAAAGCTGCCATCGTTTTCATTGGGCAGAGGGGAAGAAACTGAATTTGAATATTGCATAAAACCAACTGCTAACCTTCTGCCTTCCACTACTTATTTTTTTCGTATAAATGCTGCAGAATACCAGGAAGATGTGCCTTTTCCTTCTTTGAAAACCGCCGCCACACTACCAATTCAGCTTTCCGATTTCTCCGTTAAACCAGATGGTAAACAGGTGAAAATACAATGGTCAACAGCCTTTGAGCAAAACAACGACCGCTTCGAAATTGAGCGCAGCACGGATGCCAAAAACTGGAAAACAGTTGCCACAGTAAAAGGCAGCGGTACCACCAGTATTAAACATACATACAGTGCTGTTGATCAGCTACCCGTAAAAGGCCTTAATTACTATCGCATCAAACAATACGATCTCGATGGAAAATCAACAACGTCTGAGTTCAGATCGCTTAAGATGTTTATGGAGAACGTACAGTCAGCCGTGTCTGTGTTCCCCAATCCGGCAAAATCAACCATCAACTTTATGTTGCACGATTTTGCAGGTAAAAATGTTGTAGCTACCCTTATCAACAACAGTGGTAGGGTAGTGCATACTGAAACAATCAAGGATATTCAGCCTGATGTAAGATATACCTTGCAAACAAGGCAGCAGCCTGCACCTGGCATGTATGTATTACAATTAAAAGGTGATGGCCTTGCTAAATCAATTAAGGTGATCGTACAATAAAATACCTGATCTGTACAAATAAAGAACCTGCGCAGCAGGTTCTTTTTATTTACAATACACAGCAGAAACAATATCCATCTTATCTTTCCAAAAAAATGCACATGCCGTTAACGGACTTTAGATTTGGTATCATTGGTTGTGGCAGAATTGCTGAAAGACATGCGGCACAGATCGTTCGTTTTGGCAGGTTGGTAGCAGTATGCGATATTATTGCCACCAGCGCGGATACGTTAGCAAAAAAATACAACGCACATGCATGCTATACAACGGCCTCACTGCTGTTGCAGCAGCTTGATATTGTTGTTGTATGTACACCCAATGGCCTGCATGCCATACATACCATAGAAGCACTGAATGCGGGTTTTCATGTGCTGTGCGAAAAGCCGATGGCCATTCAGTTTGCCGATTGCACGAAAATGATGGCAACAGCAGAGCTGAATAAAAAACAGTTGTTTATTGTAAAGCAAAACCGCTTCAACCCACCGGTACAGGCAGTCAAAGCATTGATTGATGAACATAAACTTGGCAGGATATACAGCGTGCAACTTAACTGCTACTGGAACCGTGATGCCAGTTATTAC encodes the following:
- a CDS encoding enolase C-terminal domain-like protein — its product is MKITNIRATTVAMPLEAPIRHSNGCHWGRFVRTIVQVETDEGITGLGEMGGGGESAEHAITALNQYLVGHDPMQLEQLYWKVCNPTASLYNNRTQLHAAIEFACIDIIGKKLGIRACDLLGGALREEVPFASYIFFRYKNEDTGIGGEETPGAIVAHAKELVAKYGFTSHKLKAGVFHPDHEIAVFKALSAAFPQHRVRIDPNAAWSVEEAIRIGKAIEDLPNDYYEDPTWGMEGMRRVRDMVRIPTSTNTVVVNFEQLAACIRTSAIDVILLDTTFWGGLRQAWKASVVCEKFQVGVAVHSSGELGIQLATMLHLGAAIPNLSFAADAHYHHITDDIIKGGKMQYVNGAIKVPQGHGLGVELDEDKLKQYNEYYKAVGGYRYDRDPQRPEWFSVLPERNWAKPLQ
- a CDS encoding SMP-30/gluconolactonase/LRE family protein is translated as MKIAIKGVQVFADGLDHPECVAVHPDGSVWAGGEAGQIYKISKDGTSITTVANTGGFVLGIAFAPDCSWLAVCDLKHKCVWKLDLSTMQLEKFAQGAAGISFNIPNYPVFDKSGNLYVSESGAFREVSGKIFRFSANGYGNVWHHGPFNFANGMALSPGETCLYVVCTWLPGIERIAVNPDGTAGERTVVVTIPGTCPDGIAFDKAGNLYISCYAPNTIYRYTTDGILETFVHDWEAHTLSNPTNIAFDGNVLYSANLGRWHISKMMADIDGLPLAANNIDQ
- a CDS encoding T9SS type A sorting domain-containing protein, producing the protein MKKVLLLSLLIVACNHIYAFTTQGDWRWRKDDGSETAATWLADENTEIEVSNMGENLRLRINLFYEVGGFLDDAVIEYSTDTANWIQINTTATTEAFILAGSSPYVTDLEATTKQLTGEGLEFYPGKIIVSSEKLPSFSLGRGEETEFEYCIKPTANLLPSTTYFFRINAAEYQEDVPFPSLKTAATLPIQLSDFSVKPDGKQVKIQWSTAFEQNNDRFEIERSTDAKNWKTVATVKGSGTTSIKHTYSAVDQLPVKGLNYYRIKQYDLDGKSTTSEFRSLKMFMENVQSAVSVFPNPAKSTINFMLHDFAGKNVVATLINNSGRVVHTETIKDIQPDVRYTLQTRQQPAPGMYVLQLKGDGLAKSIKVIVQ
- a CDS encoding Gfo/Idh/MocA family oxidoreductase; translated protein: MYNTQQKQYPSYLSKKMHMPLTDFRFGIIGCGRIAERHAAQIVRFGRLVAVCDIIATSADTLAKKYNAHACYTTASLLLQQLDIVVVCTPNGLHAIHTIEALNAGFHVLCEKPMAIQFADCTKMMATAELNKKQLFIVKQNRFNPPVQAVKALIDEHKLGRIYSVQLNCYWNRDASYYKNSWKGTKQYDGGTLYTQFSHFIDLLYWFFGNVKNAQAILSNIAHPVIIEFEDTGIVNLEFENGILGGIHYTVNSYRKNMEGSLTIFAEKGTIKIGGEYLNELEYQLIENYVINDLPQGSPANNYGNYTGSMSNHDKVYENMIDVLLHGAPAYANAYDGLKTVEIIGRIYKEARYI